A single window of Mycobacterium sp. ITM-2016-00318 DNA harbors:
- a CDS encoding adenylate/guanylate cyclase domain-containing protein: MSDDRSTEAIEASGLLDGLEGQARAERAELIEWLLGEGFTVEHIRTDIAPMQMQAGRIMGDDGVHVSAREICETTGVDLELLEAMQRALGLPRIDDPDAPVHLRADAEAAARAQAFLDVGFTRDQVIAVARVLGQGMAQTAEVMRQAVLERVIKPGATELQTAKAYSEVVQRVSPMLGPLAEDVLRLQLRHGMETEAINAAERAAGKLPGAREVTVCFADLVGFTRLGEGVPPEELENLANRLSGLARDVAAPPVHFIKTIGDAVMFVATDAAALLRAALQLLATAEKEDLPPLRVGLASGGAVQRAGDWFGSPVNLASRVTSVARPGTVLVAESARDAIGEGDEFGWSFAGGRHIKGIKGEVKLFRARSADDE, translated from the coding sequence GTGTCCGACGACAGGAGTACCGAAGCGATCGAGGCATCGGGGCTTCTCGACGGCCTCGAGGGGCAGGCCCGGGCCGAGCGCGCCGAGCTGATCGAATGGCTGCTCGGCGAGGGCTTCACCGTCGAGCACATCCGAACTGACATCGCACCGATGCAGATGCAGGCGGGTCGCATCATGGGCGACGACGGCGTGCACGTGTCAGCCCGCGAGATCTGTGAGACGACCGGTGTCGACCTGGAACTCCTCGAGGCCATGCAGCGCGCCCTCGGACTGCCTCGAATCGACGATCCCGACGCACCGGTGCATCTCCGTGCAGACGCCGAGGCGGCAGCGCGGGCGCAGGCGTTCCTCGACGTGGGGTTCACCCGCGATCAAGTCATCGCCGTGGCGCGCGTGCTCGGTCAGGGGATGGCGCAGACGGCCGAGGTCATGCGACAGGCCGTGCTCGAAAGGGTCATCAAGCCCGGGGCCACCGAACTGCAGACCGCCAAGGCCTACAGCGAAGTGGTGCAACGGGTTTCGCCGATGTTGGGCCCGCTGGCCGAGGATGTGCTGCGGCTGCAGCTGCGCCACGGGATGGAGACCGAGGCGATCAACGCTGCCGAGCGCGCGGCCGGAAAGTTGCCTGGCGCACGCGAGGTGACGGTCTGCTTCGCCGATCTCGTCGGGTTCACCCGGCTCGGCGAGGGCGTGCCACCCGAGGAGCTGGAGAACCTCGCGAACCGGCTGTCCGGCCTTGCGCGCGACGTCGCGGCGCCGCCCGTGCACTTCATCAAGACGATCGGCGATGCGGTGATGTTCGTCGCCACCGATGCTGCGGCGCTTCTGCGGGCCGCTCTGCAGTTGCTCGCCACCGCTGAGAAAGAGGATCTGCCCCCACTGCGCGTCGGATTGGCCTCCGGCGGCGCGGTCCAGCGGGCGGGCGACTGGTTCGGCAGCCCGGTGAATCTGGCGAGCAGGGTGACGTCGGTGGCTCGTCCGGGCACCGTGCTCGTCGCCGAGTCGGCACGCGACGCGATCGGTGAGGGCGACGAGTTCGGCTGGTCGTTCGCCGGGGGGCGGCACATCAAGGGGATCAAGGGCGAAGTGAAGCTGTTTCGTGCCCGCTCAGCGGACGACGAATAG
- a CDS encoding DNA-deoxyinosine glycosylase: MTGPLLEGLPPIADDDAQILILGNMPSVLSLAAQQYYGNPRNGFWRITGDIFGFAPDCDYRHRTAALRGCGVAVWDVLRLCRREGSLDSAIEPDSMVANDFESFFDTHPAIDRVFFNGAAAEKNYIRLARVDRPLRYRRLPSTSPAQTMRYEDKLAAWRSALR, from the coding sequence GTGACGGGACCGCTGCTGGAGGGTTTGCCACCGATCGCCGACGACGACGCGCAGATCCTCATCCTCGGCAACATGCCGAGCGTACTGTCGCTGGCGGCACAGCAGTACTACGGCAATCCGCGCAACGGTTTCTGGCGAATCACCGGCGACATCTTCGGTTTCGCCCCTGACTGCGACTACCGGCATCGCACCGCTGCCCTGCGCGGCTGCGGCGTCGCCGTCTGGGACGTGCTGCGACTGTGCCGACGCGAGGGCAGCCTCGACTCGGCGATCGAACCGGACAGCATGGTGGCCAACGACTTCGAATCGTTCTTCGACACGCACCCCGCAATCGACCGGGTGTTCTTCAACGGCGCCGCAGCCGAGAAGAACTACATCCGTCTGGCCCGTGTCGACCGCCCACTGCGCTACCGCAGACTGCCGTCCACGAGCCCGGCCCAGACGATGCGCTACGAGGACAAGTTGGCGGCGTGGCGGTCGGCGCTTCGTTAG
- a CDS encoding amidase, giving the protein MESTELAFAGAAEQARLLAAGAITAPALLDLYLDRIARLDPTLGSYRVVLGRAARAEAAAAQARLDGGERLPLLGVPIAIKDDVDVAGEVTTYGTDAYGAAKADDAEVVRRLRAAGAVILGKTRVPEMMLWSFTETLQFGATRNPWDTNRTPGGSSGGSGAAVAAGLAAMALGSDGMGSIRIPSTWCGLFGIKPQRDRVPLAPHDGAWNGLSVNGPMARTVEDAALFLDATSTTPAATGGFVDAAAREPGRLRIALSTKVPPPLTARVGRAQRAAVDEAGVLLRELGHEVVVRDPDYPARAVYGQLLPRYFRGVYDDVQTLPRKDRLEKRTRTFARLGGLISDRRMAAIRGAESKLSQRVLSIFDDVDVVITPGTAGGPSRIGAYQRRGAVATLALVAQRVPFQAMFNGTGQPAAVVPWDVDADGLPTSIQMVGRPFDEATLLSLAAQIEKARPWAHRRPPIS; this is encoded by the coding sequence GTGGAGTCCACCGAACTCGCCTTCGCGGGCGCCGCGGAACAGGCGCGGCTCCTTGCCGCGGGCGCCATCACCGCACCGGCGCTGCTTGACCTGTATCTCGACCGCATCGCCCGGCTCGATCCGACACTCGGGTCCTACCGCGTCGTGCTCGGCCGTGCGGCACGCGCCGAGGCCGCCGCCGCGCAGGCGCGCCTCGACGGCGGCGAGCGGTTGCCGCTACTCGGGGTACCGATCGCGATCAAGGACGACGTCGACGTCGCCGGGGAGGTGACGACCTACGGCACCGATGCGTACGGAGCTGCCAAGGCCGACGATGCGGAGGTGGTGCGCAGGCTGCGTGCGGCGGGCGCCGTCATCCTGGGCAAGACGAGGGTGCCCGAGATGATGCTGTGGTCGTTCACCGAGACCCTTCAGTTCGGCGCGACGCGAAACCCGTGGGACACCAACCGAACTCCTGGCGGCAGCAGCGGCGGCAGTGGCGCTGCGGTTGCCGCGGGTCTGGCCGCGATGGCGCTGGGCTCCGACGGGATGGGATCCATTCGGATTCCGTCGACGTGGTGCGGGCTGTTCGGGATCAAACCCCAGCGCGACCGGGTCCCATTGGCGCCGCACGACGGCGCGTGGAACGGCTTGTCGGTCAACGGCCCGATGGCGCGGACCGTCGAGGATGCGGCACTGTTTTTGGACGCGACGTCGACAACGCCCGCCGCCACGGGCGGTTTCGTCGACGCGGCAGCTCGCGAACCGGGGCGATTGCGGATTGCGCTGAGCACCAAGGTGCCGCCGCCACTGACGGCGCGGGTCGGTCGGGCGCAGCGCGCGGCCGTCGACGAGGCCGGGGTGCTCCTGCGCGAACTCGGCCACGAGGTGGTGGTCCGCGATCCCGACTATCCGGCACGCGCGGTCTACGGTCAGTTGCTGCCTCGGTACTTCCGAGGTGTCTACGACGATGTGCAGACGCTTCCCCGCAAGGACCGTCTGGAGAAGCGCACCCGCACCTTCGCCCGGCTCGGCGGGTTGATCTCCGACCGGCGGATGGCCGCGATTCGGGGAGCGGAAAGCAAACTGTCGCAACGTGTTCTGTCGATCTTTGACGACGTCGACGTCGTGATCACGCCGGGCACCGCCGGCGGGCCATCGCGGATCGGGGCCTACCAGCGACGCGGCGCCGTGGCGACGCTAGCCCTCGTCGCCCAGCGTGTGCCGTTCCAGGCGATGTTCAACGGCACCGGCCAGCCGGCGGCAGTCGTGCCGTGGGACGTCGACGCGGACGGACTGCCGACATCGATCCAGATGGTGGGCAGGCCTTTCGACGAAGCCACGCTGTTGTCACTGGCCGCGCAGATCGAGAAGGCGCGGCCGTGGGCGCATCGCAGGCCGCCGATCTCCTAA
- a CDS encoding SRPBCC family protein: MAKLELSRSLSMTPEDAWAHASNFSTLGDWLAMHEGWRSDLPDELEVGTTLVGVAGVKGMRNRVTWTVKALEAPSLLAVTGKGVGGTKYGLKMTVEPTASGCDFTVKIDLGGAPLFGPIGATAARLVKGDIERSIERFEELYS; encoded by the coding sequence ATGGCCAAACTGGAGCTTTCCCGCAGCCTCTCGATGACACCGGAAGACGCGTGGGCGCACGCGTCGAACTTTTCGACGCTCGGCGATTGGCTCGCCATGCACGAAGGCTGGCGGTCCGACCTACCCGACGAGCTCGAAGTCGGAACGACACTCGTCGGCGTCGCCGGCGTCAAGGGCATGCGCAATCGGGTCACCTGGACGGTGAAGGCGCTCGAGGCGCCGTCGCTGTTGGCGGTCACCGGCAAGGGGGTGGGCGGCACCAAGTACGGGCTCAAGATGACGGTCGAGCCGACAGCGTCAGGCTGCGACTTCACCGTCAAGATCGACCTCGGCGGTGCTCCGCTGTTCGGGCCCATCGGCGCCACGGCAGCCCGCTTGGTCAAAGGCGACATCGAACGGTCGATCGAGCGGTTCGAGGAGCTCTACAGCTGA
- a CDS encoding glyoxalase/bleomycin resistance/extradiol dioxygenase family protein, giving the protein MSVQPIPEGYTSLTPFLCIDGAAAAIDFYTSVFGAELVDRMDGPGGTVAHAELDFGNGRLQLSDPNPDYQIAAPDPKAFATHSVALYCADTDAVVARAEKAGATIREPAQTFVTGDRFASILDPFGQRWTVMTRVEDVSGDERDRRLAEWAEQNS; this is encoded by the coding sequence GTGAGTGTGCAACCGATTCCGGAGGGCTACACCAGCCTGACCCCGTTTCTGTGCATCGACGGTGCTGCTGCCGCGATCGACTTCTACACCTCGGTTTTCGGCGCTGAGCTCGTCGACCGGATGGACGGGCCCGGCGGCACGGTCGCCCATGCCGAACTCGACTTCGGCAACGGGCGCCTGCAGCTGTCGGACCCGAACCCGGACTATCAGATCGCCGCGCCCGACCCGAAGGCATTCGCGACGCATTCAGTGGCGCTGTACTGCGCGGACACCGATGCCGTCGTCGCGCGCGCCGAGAAGGCCGGGGCGACGATCCGGGAACCGGCTCAGACCTTCGTGACCGGCGACCGGTTCGCGTCGATCCTCGACCCGTTCGGTCAGCGCTGGACGGTGATGACGCGCGTCGAGGACGTCTCAGGAGACGAGCGCGACCGCCGCTTGGCGGAGTGGGCCGAACAGAACTCCTGA
- a CDS encoding HIT family protein, with protein sequence MEQCVFCAIVAGQAPAIRIYEDDGYLAILDIRPFTRGHTLVIPKRHTVDLTDTPPETCADLVRIGQRIAKAARRSGLHADGNNVVINDGKAAFQTVLHIHLHVLPRQSGDKLSFAKGMLLRRDPDREETGRILRDALAALDAAPQEGP encoded by the coding sequence ATGGAGCAATGTGTGTTCTGCGCCATAGTCGCGGGCCAAGCCCCGGCGATCCGCATATATGAGGACGACGGCTACCTGGCGATCCTCGACATCCGGCCCTTCACTCGCGGTCACACGCTCGTCATCCCGAAGCGCCACACCGTCGACCTGACCGACACCCCTCCCGAAACCTGTGCCGATCTGGTTCGTATCGGGCAGCGAATCGCCAAGGCGGCACGACGATCCGGACTGCACGCCGACGGCAACAACGTCGTCATCAACGACGGCAAGGCGGCATTCCAGACCGTATTGCACATACACCTGCACGTGCTGCCCCGTCAGTCCGGCGACAAGCTGTCGTTCGCGAAGGGCATGTTGCTGCGTCGCGACCCCGATCGCGAGGAGACCGGCAGGATACTGCGCGACGCGCTGGCCGCGCTCGACGCTGCACCGCAGGAGGGGCCATGA
- a CDS encoding nitroreductase family deazaflavin-dependent oxidoreductase, which produces MNLLQKASVQLFQLHDKVYRHSNGWIGHRLLILPSLLLHTVGAKTGMQRTNSLTYARDSGDYLIVASNGGSPRSPGWYHNLKADPNVEINVGPRRFAVTAQPVLPGDPDRERLWKIVTKYNKAYPEYQKKTSRPIPIVRLTPKA; this is translated from the coding sequence ATGAACCTTCTCCAGAAGGCGTCCGTTCAGCTTTTCCAGTTGCACGACAAGGTCTATCGACACAGCAACGGGTGGATCGGCCACCGGCTACTGATACTGCCCAGCCTGCTACTGCACACAGTCGGCGCGAAAACCGGTATGCAACGCACCAATTCGCTGACCTACGCCCGCGATAGCGGCGACTATCTGATCGTCGCGTCCAACGGCGGTTCGCCGCGGTCGCCGGGTTGGTACCACAATCTGAAGGCTGACCCGAACGTTGAAATCAACGTCGGGCCAAGGCGCTTCGCCGTGACCGCCCAGCCGGTACTGCCCGGCGATCCCGACCGCGAGCGGCTGTGGAAGATCGTCACCAAGTACAACAAGGCGTACCCGGAGTACCAGAAGAAGACCAGCCGCCCGATCCCGATCGTCAGGCTGACCCCGAAAGCCTGA
- a CDS encoding LLM class flavin-dependent oxidoreductase: MRLSVLDLVPVRTDQSTSDALAASTQLAQTADRLGYTRYWLAEHHNMPSVAATSPSVLIAHLAANTSQIRVGSGGVMLPNHAPLAVAEQFALLEAAHPGRIDLGIGRAPGSDPLTSYLLRNAAGRDDKDIDKFPEYLDHVVAMMSADGVRVSIPQQDYILKATPSATSEPRMWLLGSSIYSAHLAAAKGLPYVFAHHFSGQGTAEALAAYRSEFRPSEVAAEPVTFLTVNAVVAETRDEAMALLLPNLQMMARLRTGQPLGPVDLVEDAERKPLTPQEKAVVDSGLRRAVVGDPTEAADQVRALAREFDVDEVMVHPVASARHDTDPSTSPARIKTLELLAKELF, encoded by the coding sequence ATGCGACTCTCCGTACTCGACCTCGTCCCGGTCCGCACCGATCAGTCGACGTCCGATGCGCTTGCGGCGTCCACGCAGCTCGCGCAGACCGCCGACCGGCTGGGTTACACCCGCTACTGGCTCGCCGAACACCACAACATGCCGTCGGTGGCGGCCACCAGCCCGTCGGTGCTGATCGCCCACCTTGCCGCGAACACCAGCCAGATCCGGGTCGGCTCCGGCGGCGTCATGCTGCCCAACCACGCGCCCCTGGCGGTGGCCGAACAGTTCGCGCTACTCGAGGCAGCCCACCCCGGCCGCATCGATCTCGGCATCGGGCGGGCGCCCGGCTCAGACCCCCTGACGTCGTATCTGTTGCGAAACGCGGCCGGACGCGACGACAAGGACATCGACAAGTTTCCCGAATACCTCGACCACGTCGTCGCGATGATGAGCGCCGACGGGGTCCGCGTCTCGATCCCGCAGCAGGACTACATCCTCAAGGCGACGCCGTCGGCGACGAGCGAGCCGCGGATGTGGTTGCTCGGCTCGTCGATTTACTCCGCGCATCTGGCCGCCGCCAAGGGGTTGCCGTATGTGTTCGCCCACCACTTCTCCGGGCAGGGCACCGCCGAGGCGCTGGCCGCCTACCGTTCGGAGTTCCGGCCAAGCGAGGTCGCCGCTGAACCCGTGACGTTCCTGACAGTCAACGCGGTGGTCGCCGAAACACGCGACGAGGCAATGGCATTGCTGCTGCCGAACCTGCAGATGATGGCGCGGCTGCGCACGGGACAACCGCTCGGCCCGGTCGACCTGGTGGAGGATGCCGAGCGTAAGCCGCTGACTCCGCAGGAGAAGGCTGTCGTCGACTCGGGGTTGCGTCGAGCCGTCGTCGGCGATCCGACCGAGGCCGCCGACCAGGTCCGCGCGCTGGCCCGGGAATTCGACGTCGACGAGGTGATGGTGCACCCGGTGGCCTCCGCGCGGCATGATACCGATCCGTCGACCTCGCCCGCGCGCATCAAGACGCTGGAGCTGCTCGCGAAAGAGCTGTTCTGA
- a CDS encoding uracil-DNA glycosylase, whose amino-acid sequence MKLAHPRTGKKFDSPVPAGSGWPGDPATRATAVAQTAAEVTSMAEAAQSVEQIDAEVSVCRACPRLVEWRERVAVEKRKSFASEPYWGRPSTGFGSARPRVMVIGLAPAAHGANRTGRVFTGDRSGDFLFAALHRAGLANQELCVDAADGLALNGLRIIPAVRCAPPANAPTPAERATCAPWLDAEWRLAGADVRVIIALGGFAWRAVLDMVRVAGGSHARPVPKFGHGATATLQTPHGEVTLMGVYHPSQQNTFTGKLTPPMLDDVFGRAAELAGLQ is encoded by the coding sequence GTGAAGCTCGCCCATCCTCGCACCGGCAAGAAGTTCGACTCACCGGTGCCCGCGGGCTCGGGTTGGCCGGGCGATCCTGCGACGCGGGCCACGGCAGTGGCGCAGACGGCGGCGGAGGTGACGTCCATGGCCGAGGCGGCGCAGTCGGTCGAACAGATCGACGCCGAGGTGTCGGTATGCCGGGCCTGTCCGCGGCTGGTCGAGTGGCGGGAACGGGTAGCGGTCGAGAAGCGGAAGTCCTTCGCGAGCGAGCCGTACTGGGGTAGGCCCTCGACGGGCTTCGGGTCGGCACGGCCGCGGGTCATGGTGATCGGGCTGGCGCCTGCCGCGCACGGCGCCAACCGGACCGGCCGGGTGTTCACCGGCGACCGGTCAGGTGACTTCCTTTTCGCCGCTCTGCACCGCGCTGGACTGGCCAACCAGGAGCTGTGTGTGGACGCCGCAGATGGCTTGGCGCTCAACGGCCTTCGCATCATCCCGGCCGTGCGGTGCGCACCCCCGGCGAACGCGCCGACACCGGCGGAACGTGCGACGTGCGCGCCGTGGCTTGACGCCGAATGGCGGCTCGCAGGCGCAGATGTGCGGGTGATCATCGCGCTCGGCGGTTTCGCGTGGCGCGCGGTGCTGGACATGGTGCGCGTCGCAGGGGGTTCGCATGCCCGCCCGGTGCCCAAGTTCGGGCACGGGGCGACGGCCACGCTGCAGACGCCGCACGGCGAGGTGACGTTGATGGGCGTCTACCACCCGAGCCAGCAGAACACGTTCACCGGCAAGCTCACCCCGCCGATGCTCGACGACGTCTTCGGCCGGGCCGCTGAACTGGCCGGCCTCCAGTGA
- a CDS encoding MFS transporter: protein MTNSKRGPLFVILFAALMAGAGNGISIVAFPWLVLQRTGSALDASIVAMAGTIPLLVATLIAGAAVDYLGRKRVSMISDALSALSVAAVPVLALTFGVHSVNVAVLAGLAALGALFDPAGMTARETMLPEASQRAGWTLDRANSVYEAVFNLSYIVGPGVGGLLIATLGGVNTMWVTACAFVLSILAIATLRLEGAGTPDRAALPEGVWAGVVEGLSFVWHNKVLRTLAIVDLAATGLYVPMESVLFPKYFTDRNEPAQLGWVLMALSVGGLVGALGYAVLSKYSRRRTIMLTAVLTLGVAMTIIAFLPPLPLILVLCAIVGFVYGPIAPIYNYAMQTRAPQHLRGRVVGVMGSLAYAAGPLGLVLAGPLADAAGLHATFLALSLPMLLLGVASVFLPALRELDSEPTHTP from the coding sequence ATGACCAACAGCAAGCGCGGACCGCTCTTCGTCATCCTGTTCGCCGCGCTGATGGCCGGCGCGGGCAACGGCATCTCGATCGTCGCATTCCCGTGGCTGGTGCTGCAGCGCACCGGATCCGCCCTCGACGCGTCGATCGTCGCGATGGCGGGCACCATTCCCCTTCTCGTGGCGACGTTGATCGCCGGTGCGGCGGTGGATTACCTCGGACGCAAACGGGTTTCGATGATCTCCGATGCGCTGTCGGCGCTGTCGGTGGCCGCGGTTCCGGTGCTCGCGCTGACGTTCGGCGTGCATTCCGTCAACGTCGCCGTGCTAGCCGGGCTCGCCGCGCTCGGCGCCCTGTTCGACCCCGCAGGTATGACCGCGCGCGAGACGATGTTGCCCGAGGCGTCGCAACGCGCCGGTTGGACGCTGGATCGCGCCAACAGCGTGTACGAGGCGGTGTTCAACCTGTCCTACATCGTCGGGCCAGGTGTCGGCGGCCTGCTGATCGCCACACTCGGCGGCGTGAACACCATGTGGGTGACGGCCTGCGCGTTCGTGTTGTCCATTCTGGCCATCGCGACGCTGCGACTGGAGGGGGCGGGCACTCCGGACCGCGCTGCACTGCCGGAGGGGGTCTGGGCAGGCGTCGTCGAGGGCCTGTCATTCGTGTGGCACAACAAGGTGCTGCGCACCCTTGCGATCGTCGACCTCGCCGCGACCGGCCTCTATGTGCCCATGGAGTCGGTTCTCTTCCCCAAGTACTTCACCGATCGCAACGAGCCGGCTCAGTTGGGCTGGGTCTTGATGGCACTGAGTGTCGGCGGGCTCGTCGGCGCGCTCGGTTATGCGGTGCTGTCGAAGTATTCGCGCCGACGCACGATCATGCTCACCGCGGTGCTGACGCTCGGCGTCGCGATGACGATCATCGCGTTCCTGCCCCCGCTGCCGCTGATCCTGGTGCTGTGCGCCATCGTCGGGTTCGTCTACGGCCCCATCGCGCCCATCTACAACTACGCCATGCAGACCCGTGCGCCCCAGCACCTTCGCGGGCGCGTCGTCGGCGTGATGGGCTCGCTCGCCTACGCCGCGGGACCGCTCGGTCTGGTGCTGGCGGGTCCCCTGGCCGACGCTGCCGGCTTGCACGCGACGTTCCTGGCATTGTCCCTGCCGATGCTGCTGCTCGGCGTCGCCTCCGTTTTTCTGCCTGCGCTCCGCGAACTGGACAGCGAGCCAACGCATACCCCGTAG
- a CDS encoding FAD-binding oxidoreductase, producing the protein MVVTDPAITEGYRQDRALDPSAGKPLAVLRPLTTEHVQIVMRWANAHRIAVVPRGAGSGLSGGATALDDGIVLSTEKMRDITVDPVTRTAVCQPGLFNAEVKRAVAQHDLWYPPDPSSFEICSIGGNIATNAGGLCCVKYGVTTDYVMGLQVVLADGTAVRVGGPRVKDVAGLSLTKLFVGSEGTLGIVTEITLRLLPKQNRSSTVVANFATVSAATDAVLGVACQMRPSMLEFMDAVAINAVEDKLKMGLDRDAAALLLAGSDERGRSAAEDAERIAAVFEENGASDVFSTDDPEEGEAFVAARRFAIPAVEARGTLLLEDVGVPLPRIGDLVSGVARIATERDVMISVIAHAGDGNTHPLIVYDPADDAMAQRAERAFGEIMDLAIGLGGTITGEHGVGRLKRPWLEDQVGPEVMELNRRIKAALDPENILNPGAAI; encoded by the coding sequence ATGGTCGTCACCGACCCGGCCATCACCGAGGGTTATCGGCAGGACCGTGCGCTCGACCCGTCGGCGGGTAAACCGCTGGCGGTTTTGCGGCCACTGACCACCGAACACGTGCAGATCGTCATGCGATGGGCCAATGCTCATCGCATTGCCGTGGTGCCGCGAGGGGCGGGCAGCGGGCTGTCCGGCGGTGCCACCGCGCTCGACGACGGCATCGTGCTGTCGACGGAGAAGATGCGCGACATCACCGTCGACCCTGTCACCCGCACCGCGGTCTGTCAGCCGGGCTTGTTCAATGCCGAGGTCAAAAGGGCTGTTGCGCAACACGATCTGTGGTATCCGCCGGACCCGTCGTCGTTCGAGATCTGTAGCATCGGCGGCAACATCGCAACCAACGCGGGCGGGCTGTGCTGCGTCAAATACGGAGTCACCACCGACTACGTGATGGGACTGCAGGTGGTGCTGGCTGACGGCACGGCGGTGCGCGTCGGCGGCCCGAGGGTGAAAGATGTTGCGGGGTTGAGTCTTACGAAGCTCTTCGTCGGCAGCGAGGGCACCCTCGGTATCGTCACCGAGATCACGCTGCGGCTACTGCCCAAACAAAACCGGTCTTCCACCGTCGTCGCCAACTTCGCCACAGTTTCGGCCGCCACCGACGCCGTACTCGGGGTGGCCTGCCAGATGCGGCCGTCGATGCTCGAGTTCATGGACGCCGTGGCCATCAACGCCGTCGAGGACAAGCTGAAGATGGGATTGGATCGCGATGCCGCCGCGCTGCTGCTGGCCGGGTCCGACGAACGCGGCCGGTCGGCGGCCGAGGACGCTGAGCGAATCGCCGCCGTCTTCGAGGAGAACGGCGCGTCGGACGTCTTTTCGACCGACGACCCCGAGGAGGGCGAGGCGTTCGTCGCCGCCAGGCGGTTCGCGATCCCCGCGGTAGAAGCCAGGGGCACGCTGCTGCTCGAGGATGTCGGCGTGCCGCTGCCCCGGATCGGCGATCTGGTGAGCGGTGTAGCGCGGATCGCCACCGAACGTGACGTGATGATCTCGGTGATCGCCCACGCCGGCGACGGCAACACCCATCCCCTGATCGTGTATGACCCCGCCGACGACGCGATGGCACAGCGGGCCGAGCGCGCCTTCGGCGAGATCATGGACCTGGCTATCGGGCTCGGCGGCACGATCACCGGCGAGCACGGCGTCGGCAGGCTGAAACGGCCTTGGCTGGAAGACCAGGTAGGGCCCGAGGTGATGGAGCTCAACCGTCGCATCAAGGCAGCGCTCGATCCGGAGAACATCCTGAACCCCGGCGCCGCCATTTGA
- a CDS encoding cytochrome P450, with translation MTAAVSHRTPARFELATADTWANPWPMYQALRDKDPVHHVVPESRPDHDYWVLSRHADVWNAARDNATFSSAKGLTVNYGELEMIGLADNPPFVMQDPPTHTEFRKLVARGFTPRQVEAVEPAVRQFVIDRIERLRAAGGGDIVAELFKPLPSMVVAHYLGVPEEDRAQFDGWTDAIVAAQTQEGGIVAAGESAGEAVASMMAYFTGLIERRRHQPEDDTVSHLVAAGIGADGDMAGMLSILAFTFTMVTGGNDTTTGMLGGAVQLLHQRPDQRKLLINHPELITDAVDELLRLTSPVQGLARTTTQDVRVGNTTIPAGRKVLLLYGSANRDEREYGADAGELEVRRRPRNIMTFSHGAHFCLGAAAARMQSRIALTELLARCPHFEVDLSAVEWAGGSYVRRPLSVPFRVTG, from the coding sequence ATGACCGCCGCAGTGTCTCACCGCACGCCTGCCCGTTTCGAGCTCGCCACGGCCGACACCTGGGCCAACCCATGGCCGATGTACCAGGCGCTGCGCGACAAGGATCCTGTTCACCACGTCGTGCCCGAGTCTCGGCCCGACCACGACTACTGGGTGCTGTCGCGGCACGCCGACGTCTGGAACGCCGCCCGCGACAACGCGACGTTCTCGTCGGCCAAGGGCCTCACCGTCAACTACGGCGAGCTCGAGATGATCGGCCTGGCCGACAACCCCCCGTTCGTCATGCAGGATCCGCCGACGCACACCGAGTTCCGCAAGCTCGTGGCACGAGGGTTCACGCCACGACAGGTCGAGGCCGTGGAACCCGCCGTGCGGCAGTTCGTCATCGACCGCATCGAACGACTGCGCGCGGCGGGTGGCGGCGACATCGTCGCCGAACTGTTCAAGCCGCTGCCCTCGATGGTCGTCGCGCACTACCTCGGTGTGCCCGAAGAGGACCGCGCCCAATTCGACGGCTGGACCGATGCGATCGTCGCCGCCCAGACGCAGGAAGGCGGAATCGTCGCCGCGGGCGAGTCCGCGGGTGAGGCGGTCGCATCGATGATGGCGTATTTCACCGGGCTCATCGAGCGGCGCCGCCACCAGCCCGAGGACGACACGGTGTCGCACCTCGTCGCTGCGGGTATCGGCGCTGACGGCGACATGGCCGGAATGCTGTCGATTCTGGCGTTCACCTTCACGATGGTCACGGGCGGCAACGACACCACCACGGGCATGCTGGGCGGCGCGGTCCAACTGCTGCACCAGCGGCCCGATCAGCGCAAGCTGCTGATCAACCATCCCGAGCTGATCACCGACGCGGTCGACGAGCTCCTACGGCTCACGTCGCCCGTCCAGGGCCTCGCCCGCACCACGACCCAGGATGTGCGGGTGGGCAACACGACGATTCCCGCCGGCCGCAAGGTGCTGTTGCTCTACGGGTCGGCCAACCGCGACGAACGCGAATACGGTGCCGATGCAGGCGAACTCGAAGTGCGCAGGCGTCCGCGCAACATCATGACCTTCAGCCACGGCGCACACTTCTGCCTCGGCGCCGCCGCGGCGCGGATGCAGTCACGCATCGCGCTCACCGAACTGCTGGCGCGATGCCCGCACTTCGAGGTCGATCTGTCCGCAGTCGAGTGGGCCGGCGGAAGCTATGTGCGCAGACCCCTCTCGGTTCCGTTCCGGGTGACCGGCTGA